The uncultured Celeribacter sp. genome includes the window CCACCAATGTCACCACCCCGGTGATCTATGCGCTGGGCACGCTGACCACCGTGTTTTCGCTGGTGATCATCGGCACCTGCCTGCTGGCGGTCTGGGTCATGGGCAAGCGTCGGGCGCGTCTGGGTTCCGACGCCGGCAAAGGGGTCTGAGGTGAAGCTGCTGTTCCTTAACCCCAACTCAACGGAGCAGATGACTGACAGCATCATTACGACAGCCAGAGCGCTCCTGCCCAACAGCGAGATCCTTGGCTGGACCAACCATGATGGGCCACCCGCCATTCAGGGACCCGAAGACGGTGCCGCTGCAGTGCCCGGCCTGCTGGCGCTGCTGCCTAGGGCCAGCGCGGAAGGTGTCCACGCCATCGTCATCGCCTGTTTTGACGATACCGGCCTTGTCGAACTGCGCGAACAGGCGCATTGCCCGGTCCTTGGGATCGGTCAGGCCGCCTATCATTTCGCCCTGCTCAAGGGGCAAAGCTACGGCGTGGTGACCACCCTGCCCGTGTCTGCGCCCGTAATCGAGAGCAACATCCGCGCGTTGGGATTTGAAAGCGCCTGCGTCGGAGTGCACCCCAGCGGCATCAGCGTGCTGGAAGCCGAAGAAGGCGCGCCCGATACGCTTGACCATCTCAGCCGCGAAATCGTCGAGATGAGCTGCCGCGGCGCGTCCGCAATCGTGCTCGGCTGTGCCGGCATGACAGCACATCATGCGGCGTTGCAAGCCCGCACAGGGCTGACGCTGATTGACGGGGTGCAGGCAGCCACCTTGCTGGCGCAGGCTCTAGCCAGATCCGAAGGCGCTGCCTGAGCTTTTACAGTCGCCACGACAAAACGCGCGCTTTCCGGCGCGCGTTTTTGTATTTGGCGGTCAGAGGTCTAACTGCGCTGCGGTAAAAATCCGCAAGCCTCGAAAAAATTCCATCGAGGAAAGTTGACAGAAAAACTCAGATTAAATACTCAGGGGGAAAGAACGACGCAAAATCGACGAGTCGCACTCACTGCGGCGCCCTTTAAACCCTTGGCAAGCAGCGGCCAAAACGCGCCCAGCCAGTCTTGGTGATCCTTGAACTCATGATGCGACATGCACCCCCACGGGCGCATGGAAGGCAAGATGACAAACGATACGCATAAGACCGAAAAGGCTTCACTTATGAACGCACATGTTTCACCGCTGACCAGCAGCACCCCGAACGGACAGCTCCCCCCGCTCGACGCCCGTGATCTGATCTCGGATGGCACCACGCGCCAGATCGATCTTGATGGCCAGATCTACACGCTGCGCATCACCCGTGCTGGCAAGCTGATCCTGACGAAGTAACCGGCATGCTGCGCAAACATCTTCCATTGGCGTCCCGTGATCTGCGGGCTGCACTGCGGTTTATCGCCTCTCTGCCTCATATGGGGTGACACCGATCAACGGTAGGTGCGTTCTTCCAGATCCGTACGGAGTAATTCCTGTTCGCACATCCCCAGAAAGGCCGCCTCGGCATCCGACACTTTACGGCGCGGGTTGGTCAGCAGGTAGATGCTGACCATCGGCAAGTCTTCATAAGGCGGCAACTGGCGCAACCGTCCCAGATCAACGTCGCTCTGCGCGACGTGCAGAGGCAAGGCCCCGATCCCGACATTGGCCACGATCATCCGGCGCAATTCGTGCAAATCGGCGGACACGCCGCTCCAGCCTGTCGCGATCTTGGCCAACGCCCGCAGGCGCGACACAGGTTCAAGCGGACCACCAATGGTTTCGGTCTGGAAGGACACGGACCGCTCCCCCTCCAGATCCGAAAGCTGAATCACCGGTTGGGAAAACAGGCGGTGGTTTGGACCACAATACAGTCCGAAAAATTCACGGTAGAGCACCTTTGCGCGCAAACCTGCCGGAATTTCGTGCAGCAAACAAACGCCAAGGCTCGCGCGGTTCTGTTTCATCCGCGAAACGATTTCCTCACTGTCGGCCACGGTGAACGAAAAACTGACCTTAGGATGCTCGGTCGTGAACCGGTGCAACACGGCATCGAAGTGATCGGAAATGACATGCGAGGCGGTGACCACAGAAATATGGCCACGCAATTCTTCGCCGCCTTTTTCCAGCAAAGACGGGAGTTGCGACACCGCTCCAAAGATCGCGGAGCATTCGCCGTAGAGCAAATGTCCAGCCCGTGTCACCCTGAATTCATTGGGCTTTCTAACGATCAACTGATGCCCAGTCGTGTCTTCAAGACGCTTGAGCGCCGAGGAAATGGTCGGCTGTTTCAGCCCCAGATAATCCGCCGCACGCGACAGCCCGCGCTGTTCCACCACCACCATGAAAGTGCGCAGGAGGTTCCAATCCAGATGCCAGGGGAAGCGCTGCTCATAGGGCTTTATCATTGTCGAAATCTATGTTGAACATTCTCATTATTTATTTGCGCAATGGGCGCTCAGATGCAAGCGTTTTGCATGAGGTGGCAAGGACCACCAGGCGCATCTTTCGCGCGCCCCGGAACACAACAGGAGAGAGAGACACATGACATATCGCAGAACCTTCATGAAAACGGCCATCGCAGCAGGCAGCTTTGCTCTGGCCGGGCTGACCATCGCCGCCCCCGTCGCCGCCGACGAACTGGAAACCCTTAAGGAAAAAGGCGTGATGCGCATTGCCATGTCCGGCGCCTACCCGCCGTTCAATTTCGTGAACGACAAAAACGAAGTCGTCGGTTTCGACCCGGCGATCGGCACGGAAATCGCCAAGCGCATGGGTCTTGAGGCCGAGATCGTCACCACCGCATGGGACGGCATCATCGGCGGGCTTCTGGCTCAGAAATACGACGCCATCGTCGGCTCCATGTCGATCACCGAAGAACGCGACGAAGTTGTCGACTTCGTTGGCCCCTACTATTCCACCAAACGTGCCGTCTTCACCCTTCCGGGCAGCGGCATCACTTCGCTGGCTGATCTCGACGGCAAAAAAGTCGGCGTAACGCTCGGCGAAACCCATGAAGAGTGGGCCAAGGAACAAGGCTACAAGGTGCGCACCTACAAGGGTCTCCCGGAACTGATCCTGGAGCTGGAAAACGGCCGTGTCGACGCCATCGTCAACGACAACATCGCGGCAATGCTTGCGCTGAAAGAAAACGGCACCGAATATGAGATGTTCGACGATCCGGACACTGAGCCCTTCGGCGCCGGGATCGCGATCCGTGAAAACAACCCCGAACTGGCCGCTGCGATGCAGGACGCGCTCGAATCCATGATGGAAGACGGCACCTATCTTGAAATCGCAACCGAATGGGTCGGCGGCGACATCCGCTAAACCAACCCGGTTTGACGTTTTTCCGGTCTGCCCGCGTTCGGGTGGACCGGCCCCCCTTTCCCCTAAACAGAAAAGCCCTCCCGTATGGACATCGAGCTTATTCTCAAGGTCTATCCCTATTTTCTGAAAGCGGCGGTCGTCACGATTGAACTGTCAGTTTTGACAACGCTTCTGGGATTGGCCTGTGGCGCAGCCGGGGCTGCGGCCCGCCTGTCGCGCTTTCGCCTGCTGCGCATAATCGGCGCGGTTTACGTCAGCATCTTTCGCGGCACCCCGGCCCTGATCCAACTGTTCTTACTGTATTTCGGCGGCCCCCAGATCGGCATCCAACTGGATGCGTTTCAAGCTGGCGTGATCGGCCTTGGCCTCAACATCGGTGCCTATATGGCCGAAACCATGCGCGGCGCGATCATTTCGATCGACAGCGGTCAAATCGAAGCCGCCCGCACCCTGGGCCTGTCACGCGCACAGGCTTTTCGCAAAGTGACCCTGCCGCAGGCCATGCGCCTGATGATCCGCCCGCTTGGCGTGAACATCAACGCCCAGATCAAAGGCACGGCACTGGTCGCCGCGATCTCGGTCGTCGAGCTGACCTATACGGCGCAACGCTACATCGGATCGACCTACAAGCCGTTCGAAATGTTCTTCATCGCGGGCATTCTCTACATGATCATCATCTATGTGACGGGCAAAGGTATTTCCTTTCTCGACCGGAAAGTGCGCCTGCCATGATGGTCCATTGCTCTGTCGTTTCCCCAAACATGAAAGGCGCGCGTCATGGGTCTTGATTTCACCGTTGTCCCTAGCTACGCCGACGCGATTTTGCTTGGCGTCCTCTGGACCATCGCGATCACCGTCGCCTCCGCCATTCTCAGCTTCTTCGGCGGCATCCTCTTTGCCGTGATCGCCCTTTACTCGCCCTGGATCATCCGCCTCCCGGTGCGCCTGTTCGCCTGGCTATTCATGGGCACGCCCCTGCTGTTGCAACTGTTCCTGATCTATTTCGGACTGGTGGAGCTGGGGATTGACCTACCGGCCTTCGTTGCCGGGGTGGTCGGACTGGGCCTGCACTTCGCGGTCTACAATTCCGAACTGATCCAGACCGCCATTCTGGCCGTCGACAAAGGACAGATGGAAGCCGCCCGCACCCTTGGCCTGTCGCGCGGACAGGCGTTGCGCAAAGTGGTCATTCCACAGGCAGTGCGCGATGTGATCCCGCCGATCGGCAACAACATGATTGCCCTGCTCAAGGACTCTGCCCTTGTATCGGTGATCGGTGTATCCGAGCTGACCTTGTCGGCCCAGCTGGCGATTGGCCGCACCTACCGGCCGTTCGAATTCTACACTGTCGCCGCCGTTTGCTACTACGTCATCAACCTCGGGATGGAAGCCGTCGTACGTCGCATTGAGCGCCGCACGAGCCTCTCCCGCTGACCGATTGAGGATCTGTTATGTCTGACCCGCAAAAATTCGTCGAAATCCGCCACGCTCAGAAAGCCTACGGTGAACTGGAAGTGCTCAAGGACATCTCCCTCACGGTCGACCGGGGGGAAATCGTCGCCATCATCGGGCCGTCCGGCTCTGGCAAGTCCACGCTGCTGCGCGCCATCAACGAACTGGATTCGCTCACCTCGGGCGAGGTCTGGCTTGAAGGGGTGCAGATCAACAAGACCCTGCCCCACCGGCAATATGAAAAGCACATCAACGAGATGCGCCAGCAGGTCGGCATGGTGTTCCAGCACTTCAATCTGTTTCCGCATCTGAGCGTCCGCGACAACGTCACTATGGCGCCCAAGCTGCTCAAGGGCATTTCCGACGCCGAAGCCGACAAGCTGGCCGAAGATCAACTGTCCCATGTCGGCATGCTCGAACGCATCGACTATTATCCGTCGCAGCTGTCGGGTGGGCAGAAACAACGGGTTGCCATCGCCCGCGCGCTGGCGATGAAACCCAAGCTGATGCTCTTTGACGAAGCCACCTCTGCGCTCGACCCGGAACTGGTCGAAGAGGTGAACCTCGTCATGAAGAAACTCGCCGAAGAGCATATGACCATGATCATCGTCACCCATGAAATGGAT containing:
- a CDS encoding amino acid ABC transporter ATP-binding protein, producing the protein MSDPQKFVEIRHAQKAYGELEVLKDISLTVDRGEIVAIIGPSGSGKSTLLRAINELDSLTSGEVWLEGVQINKTLPHRQYEKHINEMRQQVGMVFQHFNLFPHLSVRDNVTMAPKLLKGISDAEADKLAEDQLSHVGMLERIDYYPSQLSGGQKQRVAIARALAMKPKLMLFDEATSALDPELVEEVNLVMKKLAEEHMTMIIVTHEMDFAASVCDRVIFMDGGVVVEEGPPSVVFQNPTQERTKNFLRKHLEGAK
- a CDS encoding transporter substrate-binding domain-containing protein, translated to MTYRRTFMKTAIAAGSFALAGLTIAAPVAADELETLKEKGVMRIAMSGAYPPFNFVNDKNEVVGFDPAIGTEIAKRMGLEAEIVTTAWDGIIGGLLAQKYDAIVGSMSITEERDEVVDFVGPYYSTKRAVFTLPGSGITSLADLDGKKVGVTLGETHEEWAKEQGYKVRTYKGLPELILELENGRVDAIVNDNIAAMLALKENGTEYEMFDDPDTEPFGAGIAIRENNPELAAAMQDALESMMEDGTYLEIATEWVGGDIR
- a CDS encoding hemin uptake protein HemP, which gives rise to MNAHVSPLTSSTPNGQLPPLDARDLISDGTTRQIDLDGQIYTLRITRAGKLILTK
- a CDS encoding LysR family transcriptional regulator is translated as MIKPYEQRFPWHLDWNLLRTFMVVVEQRGLSRAADYLGLKQPTISSALKRLEDTTGHQLIVRKPNEFRVTRAGHLLYGECSAIFGAVSQLPSLLEKGGEELRGHISVVTASHVISDHFDAVLHRFTTEHPKVSFSFTVADSEEIVSRMKQNRASLGVCLLHEIPAGLRAKVLYREFFGLYCGPNHRLFSQPVIQLSDLEGERSVSFQTETIGGPLEPVSRLRALAKIATGWSGVSADLHELRRMIVANVGIGALPLHVAQSDVDLGRLRQLPPYEDLPMVSIYLLTNPRRKVSDAEAAFLGMCEQELLRTDLEERTYR
- a CDS encoding amino acid ABC transporter permease, with amino-acid sequence MGLDFTVVPSYADAILLGVLWTIAITVASAILSFFGGILFAVIALYSPWIIRLPVRLFAWLFMGTPLLLQLFLIYFGLVELGIDLPAFVAGVVGLGLHFAVYNSELIQTAILAVDKGQMEAARTLGLSRGQALRKVVIPQAVRDVIPPIGNNMIALLKDSALVSVIGVSELTLSAQLAIGRTYRPFEFYTVAAVCYYVINLGMEAVVRRIERRTSLSR
- a CDS encoding aspartate/glutamate racemase family protein; this encodes MKLLFLNPNSTEQMTDSIITTARALLPNSEILGWTNHDGPPAIQGPEDGAAAVPGLLALLPRASAEGVHAIVIACFDDTGLVELREQAHCPVLGIGQAAYHFALLKGQSYGVVTTLPVSAPVIESNIRALGFESACVGVHPSGISVLEAEEGAPDTLDHLSREIVEMSCRGASAIVLGCAGMTAHHAALQARTGLTLIDGVQAATLLAQALARSEGAA
- a CDS encoding amino acid ABC transporter permease, whose amino-acid sequence is MDIELILKVYPYFLKAAVVTIELSVLTTLLGLACGAAGAAARLSRFRLLRIIGAVYVSIFRGTPALIQLFLLYFGGPQIGIQLDAFQAGVIGLGLNIGAYMAETMRGAIISIDSGQIEAARTLGLSRAQAFRKVTLPQAMRLMIRPLGVNINAQIKGTALVAAISVVELTYTAQRYIGSTYKPFEMFFIAGILYMIIIYVTGKGISFLDRKVRLP